agtgtatcgaagtgaaaggagagtatattgaataataaaataaaaaagtttataaattttcttcagttggaaggtcatactggtgaaagtctagcgaatcaaattttaaagcttcttactgaagactgtggtttagatattcaaaactgttaacaacgcattaaacatgtccaggaagtataaaggtgtgcaagcatgaatattgagtttgaatgagaatgcgatctatgttccctgttccgcgcattTCCACTGGTTGAAGAGCATGCTGTgattttttcgccattatgcaggcatataatttttttccgcttccacctatcgttggggcttttaaaaaagtaaaataaacaatgaaaacactttgaagacattgtcaactacacgctgggaagcatattcgaatgcgacgaatgcCGCTTACAATACATTTGATATCATATCAGAGGCTCTAGAAATCAGtgctgatgatgaatcacaaaatactgataccCGTTAcgacgtgtatcgcgaataaaatgcaaTAATTCGAATTCGGTTTCACGTTTTGCAAACGTGTGGTTTTTTGTACAGATTGTTAGTttagagagtttagtttcattccgtgaaaagttcaatgatatcgaagaaaaaacaaaacaattattacctgctgtaggttatacagaaatcgtaaaacgtactcgtcgtagaaaaaaccaacctaatgacggaaatgcccCAGAAGTGCAGAAGTAGAATTtgcgcctcgcgatgattttaggacaaaaggtttcgtcgaaatcatcgacaatcttcacagtgaaatcaaacgacgtgcaaaagtgtatatggaagtttcagagagatttgcatttctcatcaacttttctctaattgATGGAGACCTCCACCAACCAGCTATGAATAAcatagttcgtttttattctagagatttgaaaaaatttttcattcaaatgaaacaattccaaagttacgtgaactccagatacactgatgcacaaaaaactcatagtcatttgtgtaagattctaatggaagatcaattagccgatgtatttcctagcacagaaatagctcttcggatttgtttaacattaatgatcacaaattgttctgccgaacgatccttctcgcaattaaaatgAATCAAACCTGCTGAAAGATCTACAACACGACAAGAGAGACTCGAGATGTTGgatatactttgcattgagtcagagttATTGaataaaatcgatattgatgatataatttatgaatttgccgaaaacaaatgtagaaaacgacacgtttaaaatgtagatatttattttattgacattattacattgtgacaataaaatttgcatgaaagatataagtttgtattttttaatcgaaaaaagaagtgATCGGACGTGAAAAAagagggcccccaaattgatggttgcctagggccccttTGAGGGTTAATGCGGCCCTGCGTATGTATATCCATTCTAGGAGCGCGAAATGGAAGGGGAGCTCATCAATATAGAGCTGAAAGTCGCCGGAGCTTGGCCTGTCAGGGCTTCAGTGCTATTGGTTGGATGTTTTTGTTGCCACTTTAGCTAACTGACAAGTGCCCTGATATTCTGTTGCAGTTGTCCACTATTCTGGTGGTAGTCGTCACGAACAGTCTCGAGTtgctgcaattaaaaaaaaaaatattcctgaATCATATAGGGGTATATTACGGATATGGGCTGTATTTGATGTTAGTAAAACTGGTACGCTCCGGTGCTAGAACCTTCTATTACTAGACCGACTGCAGCGAGAACAATGTTGTTTGGCCATTCGAACTTTTGATTCAGTGGATTTCGGTCGCCTCTAATGACCAGCATGCTGGAGGTCATCGAGATGTCTTCATATCCGTTATGAATTCAACCCAAATTGTAATAAATTTACTTTCAATCGAGACTCTCCTGGCGGATGATGCACAATTTTCATACACGCCGTTTTTCGGATGTAAATGTTCACAAACTGTCCCTCGAATATTCTAAACATACCTATCTTCTGCACCGTATGAGGACTTATCTACATTTTTAATCAGCTCAGAGTTGTagtattggcaagagtgattcaaCATTTGCGGACATTATTCACCGTGAGAGCACTGGTTCACGACCAGAAAGAGTCCAAAGAATCTACATTAATACCTTTTGCGCCTCTAACAAACGATTTTTGTACGACCCAAAATTTAAAGTTAGTCAAAAAGGGTTAATgcacttgtttacaatttttttaagcaaaacttcctacaacaaaaaaatatttcagttgtCACTTCTACGTTGTTGGATTTGCCTTTCGTGAAACTACCTTCCGTGATAGAAACACCATTCCCTCTTTTGgtaggaaaaaatttattttttgacgATTTTGCgcaatttaatattgaaaaatcaGTCTACAACTAAAAGCTCATTTCTGAAAAATGTCAATAATTTCAGAAATGGTTTTGCCTTGTAAGTGTTTTTTATCATGCTAtcttcaatatatgtatatacatatccaTGATAAAAAAAAGAatgtagttccactcaaaattttttgacgtatttgggggtttttgaagtttcataatatttgttgttttgccagaagcgttgccatatcgttactgtttaaggcgaaattgtggtttttcggaatggaaatttcctttaggatgaaaacgcaatggtcatctgagacaataataatatgctttagcacgatttatgtacatacatatcgatttagaatacagtaaaacatgcaattttattgaaaaatagtggataatgactcatatctttatggcagcttgatccctagacagaaaaaaatacacgaaaaatcctgttgttctagcatggccctagaaaaagtgtacctcaaaagtctgcacatctatgtcaatgctaaaagggcacagaatgtgtataggcggggctgtcccaaggtgacccctggtacaacgggcaaaaacactctcataactagtgtctaacctgcagagctacaggttaatgttctccctaaaaaatgtttttgcaattccctcctaaagcgcaacgctggaattatacaatatataaaaaaataaaaaatgtggacctgtagccaatttatcaagaaattgcggtgtcggtttataaggaccttctttgagcaagcaattgacaaaagtgtatgttttgtcaaaatgttctgagcaaacgtatggGCTacattcccttgctttgcatacttcgattcATGTTCCTTCCACCAAAACAaatttcgggagctcgaaaaacttattaaaaaccttatttTCTAGGCTTATATTTCGTCTTAAAATATGTCCAAGGCATGGGGCTCGttggtttttcttttttatttaaaataactatgaacgtaatttagtcgtattcgttaatatgaaatccatcaaaattagaaaaattcgtaacatttttcaatctggtagcttatTTTTGGTGAAATtctcattgtccccgcaaaagtcaagtggctaacgtcacactaaatggaactacctccattttttgtatcatgatacATATCACGATTTCAAGCATggaaaacaagtgaaaataaattATGTCATAAATGATGTGATATAGACATTATtgctattttatttcttttcttatttttattcagTAAAATCAAGATACTTTTAAAAATGGGTTGGTTTTGTGATGTACATTTGAAGTCTTctttattaactttatttttaatcgaTTTCTAGAATTTGGCCTTAGCGAAACTTGCAAATTAGAGAATATCCCTGTAACACGACCAGAAGATGCTTGGGTGTATACGCCCTGCCAGAAAAATTTTGTTATGGTGCCTGAAGATGAGATTAGCTTGGACAGCATATTGTCAATGCTGCTATCTACTATCGAACCCACAGAAGCACAATTCGGCGAATGCCACTGGAGCGTGACGGCAACAGATATGCATAACGCAAAACAGGCTTTACTATTCGAAGAGAAATTATTTATATCAGAAGTTAAAACCCGGCCATGTAAATTGGGGgaggaaaacaaaatatttttggaaacagAATTGAATGAAATTGGTTACACGAAACTAAATATCGAAGAAAGCTATGATGGTTATGTAGTCTTTAATCGTAGTCAAATATCAAAAGGGAAAGCCAAGAATATGTGTGGCCATTGTTTACGTGGAAAATACAAAGACAATTTTTTACTAATAGCGGAAAAACGGAATGAATTCGATTATATAGACAAGGCCAGAATCGTGAGTAAAAGACACATACATATGATTGCACTTTCCGGAAATACCGCCCACGTAATAAAAAGAAGGTAACTCCACCTCAATTTTTTGACGCATATATTTGGGGTTTTTGAAGTTTCATGAAATGAGTTCCCCGTAGTTCTGCATTGGCATGACCCGTCTTATACCCATTGTAACAGGGGCAGCCCCCGTCTATACACATCCTACGCCCTTTTAACATTGACATGCCATTGTCGCGCCCTGCCACACTTAAGACTTGGTTTCCTCGGACGCGATGCCGCTATATGTAAAATGTTGCAAAGTAAAACtgtaaacacaatgccgagcgacgacgatatacgccgcgggCGCTGACATTTCTCGTATTACGCGCAGCTATTTCGTCTACTCAAAccacaatgccgggcgaaatttTGACGCTTTTTGTCCAGAGTGGCCATTtacagaaataaagatgaaaacaattaaaactttttcaattcTTTGTTTAGAACTTGCGTGCTAAAACACGTCCATAATCTGGAGGGTTAACATTAATATTATAACCCTTTAATTTAAAATACAGCtagcatattgtgacgaatattagtgacactaagtgatactcatatcACTGATCTgacactaagtaaataaagcaacaacaataaagcaagcagtcacttgtatctacataaacgtatcaatcattatgtctacacatatgtacgtacacgcagcggagagaaacgcacaaacatatgcatatatctaatctgatatgctcacaaaagtaggcaatcatttatgcaagtatcactcacatatacacgcccatatgagaagctataacgtgcacctgtagttatagctggtaagtaaattaaattctagaaacgcctagaagtatgcaaacgaggaaatcacagagtataaaaggaggtaaagctgagaatcagatgtcagtttgatttaagcacgctatctgttgagaagtaaaagtgttattgtgaaagtagtctaataaagaccaatttacattattaaatattggagttatttcttcaacagtttagcgattcgaacgttagcagaaggtttcaaatacgaggaatttccataaattcgttaaaatatatacGGCGCACGTTATGTACGTTTCCATATGCTTGTATGAGCTTAAATTTTTGACAGCGCACGTACGCCAGTTAGTTGAAAACATTGATTGGAAACCCTAATATTTAGCAAATGTTTGTGCTAATTAccttttttcatacatttacaattattttgctttaacaaaaacaagtaaattcAGATATTTTTAAAAGACGAGATTTCATCGTCCATTGCCGATTTGGCAATGAAGCTTTGGATGGAGCTTCTAAGAATATTAGAGAATTAGTCTGTGGTAATTTTTTCTCCAAAAGTGCAATACGTGCAATAATAACGGGGATTCTTCAAAAGTTGCTTGCTTTTGTCGTGCAACCATTTTAAGGTTTTCATTCGTTTTAAGTTACGTTGTTTTATTTTGGTTTCAGTTTAAGGTATTTAGAAATGAGATGGAGAAAAATGTGTTAAAGTCTCTAATAGATTTTTTCCTCTGGATTCCCAAAATCCGCAGCAAGACAGTAAAGCACCGACGTTCCCTCGGtcgtcccacaaggcagccaccttggtccaattctgattttgctatttattaatgatatctgtaccactataaaatattccaaattctgatgatgtaaaacttcttaggtcttatgcgtctatcgaagaacgtcccttgcttcaagtgGATTTAAACTGcgtagttacttggtgcaacgtaaattcaatgccgctgaacctcaataaatgcaaattcatgtgcctatctcgaagatctttgccagcagccttttacgcaattaataatttttgtcttctttcAGTAAACTcttttgaggacttgggagtcaagatagatgctaaacttagtttcaaccaaagctactgtcaataaggctagaggtgttcctTCATTCGTGAAATGGTGGTCCAaaaaatttagtgacccttatgtaactaaagctctgttcatcactttagttagaccgataatAGAATACgtatcaatagtctggaatccacaatatcgagttcatgcagatagacctGAATCAATACAAAACCAATTTCTAATTtcctctttaaggaattttcagtgggactctgcgtataatgttccaccttatactagtcggttgaagcttatcaatcttccaactctttcaagtcgtagagaaatgctaggcgttatatttatggctaaactcctgaatggactgatttctagtccaatttgaacgaagtaaactttaacgtcccttcacgggtgtcaagacattacaaacctcttcttttgtggcagtgtagaactaatttcgaattaaatgaaccttttcggtgtttgtgtgatgattttaacactcattccaATTCATTTgttataacggattcactttttaccataaaggaaattgtcttatcctatcttaactcttaacaaaaaaaattaaataaattaaaaatgttcacttatttaacaatgcagtatgtatatgtataatttcgaactgttatgtaatttctaactgttatgtatagcactcagctgatgatttttattctgtagctgagcagttttagatctcgacgcttaacgaACCTCCGCccatcaacaactcggcaataataaatccgtgcgtcatgcggatgcgcccctcgcgccgatcaggcgggctttggagggtattaatacgttgggtattattattattaagtctggcctttctacctccacatgACGGGCTTTGAACGctagcttacacagaagcgatgctgtttcctaaatcaatgcatgggataccgtttcggcaaatgtcagctttgggtttgcgtatgtagctcgcttcgtttccacgtcccgtatgccatttataaagctctggatttttaccatctcggtatattccacgggtgcgtccgcatttgcgagatgagccaatctttcaacatgcgaggcaaactcctgcaaactCTCATTAGCTTTTcagtagcggttttgcaactctatttggtatatctggtttttgtgttcgcttccgtatcgcctctctagagcatttatcaatgtttcgtagttgttccgctctccttcgggaatagtctgtaggatttcagaagcagatcctttcaatgccacgaatagtgcagcaactttatcctcagcactccagttgttcactgctgtggtcGTCTCAAATTGAATTttgaacacctggaaaggaacagagccgtcaaaggatggagtttttaccttcgtattgcttgctgcggccaccgtggtgtgatggtagcgtgctccgcctgccacaccgtatgctctgggttcgaaCCCAGCGGGgttgcctctcggcagtgtttggcaaactctgcgagtgtatttctgccatgaaaagctctcagtgaaaactcatctgccttgcagatgccgttcgaagtcggcataaaacatgtaggtcccgtccggccaatttgtagggaaaatcaagaggagcacgacgcaaattggaagagaagctcggccctagatctcttcggaggttatcgcgccttacatttatttttttattgcttgCTGAAGCAAtttggcgatttagttgcagctcctgtatacgaccttttaaagcatctacatcagcctcgattttgttctcaaactgcattatttttataTCTTGTGCTTCCAGCTTTAATGTTATCTTTGCTCCCTGtgctgcgaagacatttgtgccacttgcaatgataagcgcttctCTTGtacttccatcttagatgtaatctgtgtcgacatttctgaaatacgcggtTCTTGTGATTCAACCTTGGATGTTATGGGGTTCTCCTGCGagtctaactgtgtttccatcttggatgttatgcgtggcTCCTGGggttctagttgtgtttccatcttggatgttatgcgtgtctcctgtgctgccagctgagatgacactgtcgatgtttcagcatatattgcagccaaaatcatgttcaggtctgtagtcgtaactgtctgcgatgtttcgtttttctcttcaatttttgttgttatctcttccccatcaggatgaaagacatcatcgtccacattaattccttctgaCTCCATAGcgtttcgtagtcgtgcctgaagttcgagtttattgccggttgtattcaacccacggctctctaactccttcttcagttgctggatcctcaattcactcctttgccatgtccaagttgtattcgcaatcttcggaatttattcaacaattcctcttctgatatcaattgtaacgaatttagtgaaattcctcctacctgcaactttctgctaaccttcgtatcgctaaactgttgaatagaataactacaatattcaataatgccaaatggtctttatttgactactttgaaaatacttccaaTAACACTtaatacttcgcaactgatagcgtgattaaatcaaactgattgtccatgcctcagctggtgctgcttttatactcttcggtttcctcgttcgcatacttctaggcatttattcttctagaatttactacttgtttaccagctataaaatcaccagctataaactacagatgcacgtttatagctcctcatatgcgcgtgtatatgtgagtgatacttcgaccgctgattgcatacttttgtgagcgtctcagatatatgaatgtgtttgtgcatatctctccgcttcttgtgtgtacatatgtgtagacataattactgatttgtttatgtagatacaagtgactgcttagtatcgacttagagatgatagtatgccttagtgttgctaatattcgtcacaatacatttcTTTcaccaccatatgcagaaatcgtgTGACATTCCACCATTATCAAGAAGTCGGTTTCAGTTAAATGCGGAGCTTATACCGCATCGTCGACAATTTCAATTTATGCTCAATGTTATGGTGTCaatgcagggccgtagagagaaaatccgggcccgggactaaacaatttacgggccccttataaaaaatccactaatacatttgattaacttgagttagtggcgttttatttatgaggattacatcaaaaaaaaattttaccatatcaactaaatgatttttggactaagagctgacaataaaattaataccgaatatttactatttatactattttattgtaacgtagaaataaaattctgtttaacagccacatattgtttcaagtaatcttttctagttatttggtaacattttaatacatttctgataaatttaatgatgattataaattttaattattcaatatagaaagctcggatatcaaagagtggctttacatGTTCTTTTcgcagcaaaatttttataataatatcaaaatttaaatgttttgccaaaaaggattcaacacaaagcatggcaagtccggaaactcgctcttgagatgaagacgatctatgaaagtttttgattcttcaaaggacgctgaaggaacgttcttcTGTTTCCTCCATGCAAATCGTTCAGTAGTGCCAGTGGTCAGATTAGACTGTGAATCATCCGTaccatctcatttaaattatcttcagaacgtcttttgggttttctctttcgaatgcccggaaactttggcgagatgttcaattgaatagcaactgttttgcattcgtttaaaattgtttcccattggttcctgattaaCTTCAaaccagctaataaggcatctagatgttggacctcaacatctatggtggcgtttctagcttggaggaccacgtttctttcattaatggttgaCAGTATTTTGAACCacattgaggacagcaagatatattcgaacttgttaatgtacttgagaatgccggtataatcgccgtatgcttgcgcagtcaaatttggcttttggctgaaagactattaagagagctcggtacatttttttgaagaAGACcaatcgttgtggagtgctgctgaaaatagtaaaacaagtaattgcagccgtacaacattctacagcatcaacaccacataaattgaggctgtgggttgcacaaggggAGTAATCGAGTattcgtacccttgtgcacaacaatcttcaatcaagtatggcaaattagatcagcgattttctgaccagttttttggctaaaatttacgaaagccaaaaaccgttctggaattgtaaaatttgttgctttcaaattgaaatggagttagcgcaaaatggaCGTAGTCAacttgactagcatcaggcatagcatcaacgataatagcaaaatacttggctttcttgcctttatctaatatagtttccctcacgtgttttgcacaaatttctataaactcgttctgaatgtcggGGGAAAGATAGGGAAATTGTAAACATTTCTGCTGCTGTTGCGAAATTCCAGCTTTcttcaaatgatctctaagtgtcggatcataatggcttatgagatcttagatgcccaaaaaatgtccatcgtttcgttcaccaagatatataccttcgcctaGATCTCTTTCacctaaaaataaaatagtgtccaaaattatatataaaatttctttccatttttcagtttcagtgattagctgttcattgataagtgtatcaactttagcctccttttgaattagatcttgtaaagatcgccattgaatataacatttaatgtgatcttcagtattttcgtgtaATGGCAgcttatcgtatagcttcttccacacctggaatttcgaatatccgcacaacaaattttaggtcgatttaaagtattggtgcttaacagacgacatggtaggcaataaaaagcattgctactggcactccacactaaccagtcacgctccactttctctccatttggcaagattctgtttaacaaggaggtaggaaatgcctcgtcatgacaatcacgtggaaaaataacaaggcacttttgatgacctcgacgaattatttcgttgacttcttcagatcgcaaaaactcattattcacggtaccgatatcgaagtcgtttacataatctggactttgatacagagttggtggtattgttggaagaatttttgaagattaaccttcatcagtgtcaccacgaaaactttacaatttcggattcatgtaaatatacatttttgtttgatttttttattgtctcctcaggcccaggcaaaaaattattatcaatattcgttgcttttgaaatttggcttaaaatttgcacatggaacaactaaagactcacgtgaattaaaaaaaatgtcttagtaactCTAAATtgcgggctccctgagaaacacatttttgtttgatgtttttatggtctcctcaggcccaggcaaaaaattattatcaatattcgttgcctttgaaattcggcttaaaatttgcacatggaacaactaaagaatctcctgaattaaaaaatatttctttgtacctctaaatcgcgggccccttgagaaaaacatttttgtttgatgtttttattgtatcctcaggcccaggcaaaaaatcaatatCAATATTCGTAGTTTTTGAATTtctgcttaaaatttgcacatggaataactaaagactctcctgaatttgaaaaaaatgtcttagtaactCTAAATtgcgggctccctgagaaacacatttttg
The DNA window shown above is from Eurosta solidaginis isolate ZX-2024a chromosome 2, ASM4086904v1, whole genome shotgun sequence and carries:
- the LOC137241573 gene encoding uncharacterized protein; its protein translation is MQEEYAELHTAPVAPRKALKNAINRTLSTTRWEAYSNATNAAYNTFDIISEALEISADDESQNTDTRYDIVSLESLVSFREKFNDIEEKTKQLLPAVGYTEIVKRTRRRKNQPNDGNAPEVQNKIKILLKMEFGLSETCKLENIPVTRPEDAWVYTPCQKNFVMVPEDEISLDSILSMLLSTIEPTEAQFGECHWSVTATDMHNAKQALLFEEKLFISEVKTRPCKLGEENKIFLETELNEIGYTKLNIEESYDGYVVFNRSQISKGKAKNMCGHCLRGKYKDNFLLIAEKRNEFDYIDKARIEKNMEVRNKGDSVMVIRETKINTDSQKFKAKINIKDRVPVFIMDGGVQLLMRHLIINNFVGSFEYYTMNIFGKILRSVISVEKERKRVRIFYRTFTNLIVVKNTKYLNYTADETSETYLTNNGKIVLHFWRNSNYLLHAIRSPLEPRKPKLPKLELIWKADNLLFKCCQEKKKLTMENATWYLQNHPEVVDFVYDFILSTLRYKPDVVFPFTIKFFQNLKNSY